One genomic region from Pseudomonas sp. R5-89-07 encodes:
- a CDS encoding DUF2069 domain-containing protein: MARKPKVLPPQAWLEPRVKFARALSLLAFFALVGLLCVYYLFVADLHGARPWVILLIELVPLLVLAPGMIMGSARGHSWMCFVVNLYFIKGALAAYDPNRQGFGVLEMAASLALFCTALLYVRWRHQLNRRLAVEPLPT, from the coding sequence GTGGCCAGGAAGCCTAAGGTACTGCCGCCCCAGGCTTGGCTGGAACCGCGGGTCAAGTTTGCACGCGCACTGAGCCTTCTGGCGTTTTTCGCCCTGGTCGGCTTGTTGTGCGTGTACTACCTGTTCGTGGCCGACCTGCACGGGGCGCGTCCGTGGGTGATCCTGCTGATCGAACTGGTGCCGCTGCTGGTACTGGCGCCGGGCATGATCATGGGCAGCGCGCGCGGGCATTCGTGGATGTGCTTTGTGGTGAACCTGTACTTCATCAAGGGCGCACTGGCGGCGTATGACCCGAACCGGCAAGGGTTCGGGGTGCTGGAGATGGCGGCGAGCCTGGCGCTGTTTTGTACGGCGTTGTTGTATGTGCGTTGGCGGCATCAGTTGAATCGGCGGTTGGCGGTTGAGCCACTGCCCACCTGA
- a CDS encoding DNA-3-methyladenine glycosylase I codes for MRDYKWLHEYCLNRFGSAAELEAHLPVPKTPAQLRKISDDRYLSTLALRVFRAGLKHSVVDAKWPAFEQVFFGFDPEKVVLMGAEHLERLMQDTRIIRHLGKLKSVPRNAQMILDIEQEKGSFGAFVAEWPVTDIVGLWKYLSKHGHQLGGLSAPRFLRMVGKDTFVPSYDVVAALNAQKIVDKAPTSLRDLATVQGAFNQWHAESGRPMCQLSMMLAYTVNH; via the coding sequence ATGCGCGATTACAAGTGGCTGCACGAATATTGTTTGAACCGCTTCGGTTCAGCAGCCGAACTGGAAGCCCATCTGCCGGTACCCAAGACCCCGGCGCAACTGCGCAAGATCAGCGATGACCGCTACCTGTCGACCCTGGCGCTGCGCGTGTTCCGTGCCGGGTTGAAGCACAGCGTGGTGGACGCCAAGTGGCCGGCGTTCGAACAGGTGTTCTTCGGTTTCGACCCGGAAAAGGTCGTGCTGATGGGCGCCGAGCACCTGGAGCGGCTGATGCAGGACACACGCATCATTCGCCACCTGGGCAAGCTCAAGAGCGTGCCGCGCAATGCGCAGATGATTCTGGATATCGAGCAGGAGAAGGGCAGCTTCGGTGCGTTTGTCGCCGAGTGGCCGGTCACCGATATCGTCGGGCTGTGGAAGTACCTGAGCAAGCACGGCCACCAGCTCGGCGGCCTGTCAGCGCCGCGCTTTTTGCGCATGGTGGGCAAGGACACCTTCGTGCCGAGCTATGACGTGGTAGCAGCGTTGAATGCACAGAAGATCGTCGACAAGGCGCCCACCAGCCTGCGCGACCTGGCGACCGTGCAGGGGGCGTTCAACCAGTGGCATGCCGAGAGCGGGCGGCCGATGTGCCAGTTGTCGATGATGCTGGCCTACACAGTCAATCACTGA
- the ttcA gene encoding tRNA 2-thiocytidine(32) synthetase TtcA: MGTLTVNQNKLQKRLRRLAGEAVADFNMIEEGDKVMVCLSGGKDSYTLLDVLLHLQKVAPIKFEIVAVNMDQKQPGFPEHVLPAYLKELGVEYHIVEKDTYSVVKQLIPEGKTTCSLCSRLRRGTLYTFADEIGATKMALGHHRDDIVETFFLNMFFNGSLKAMPPKLRADDGRNVVIRPLAYCNEKDIQAYSDFKQFPIIPCNLCGSQENLQRQVVKDMLLDWERKTPGRTESIFRSLQNVIPSQLADRNLFDFTSLKIDETAASRFVNVVNL, encoded by the coding sequence ATGGGCACTCTTACGGTCAATCAGAACAAACTGCAAAAACGCCTGCGTCGCCTGGCCGGTGAAGCCGTCGCCGATTTCAACATGATCGAGGAGGGCGACAAGGTGATGGTTTGCCTCTCCGGCGGCAAAGACAGCTACACCTTGCTCGACGTGCTGCTGCACCTGCAAAAGGTTGCGCCAATCAAGTTCGAGATCGTCGCTGTGAACATGGACCAGAAGCAGCCGGGTTTTCCCGAACATGTGCTGCCGGCCTATCTCAAGGAACTGGGCGTTGAATATCACATCGTCGAGAAAGACACCTATTCGGTGGTCAAGCAGCTGATTCCCGAAGGCAAGACCACCTGCTCGCTGTGCTCACGCCTGCGGCGTGGCACGCTCTATACCTTTGCCGACGAGATCGGCGCAACCAAGATGGCCCTGGGGCATCATCGCGACGATATCGTCGAGACCTTCTTCCTGAACATGTTCTTCAACGGTTCGCTCAAGGCCATGCCGCCCAAGCTGCGCGCCGATGACGGGCGCAACGTGGTGATCCGCCCGCTGGCGTATTGCAACGAGAAGGACATTCAGGCGTATTCGGACTTCAAGCAATTTCCGATCATTCCGTGCAACCTCTGCGGCTCCCAGGAAAACCTGCAGCGCCAGGTGGTCAAGGACATGCTGCTGGACTGGGAACGCAAGACGCCGGGGCGCACCGAAAGCATCTTCCGCAGCCTGCAGAATGTGATCCCGTCGCAATTGGCCGACCGCAACCTGTTTGACTTCACGAGCCTTAAAATCGATGAAACCGCCGCATCGCGTTTCGTCAATGTAGTGAACCTCTAA
- a CDS encoding Yip1 family protein: MIHHVVGLFTHPDQEWREIRGDKEESISHMYLTHTLVLAAIPAVSAFIGTTQVGWVIGNRAPVMLTQESALWMTLMSYAAMLGGVAVMGAFIHWMARTYDANPSMARCVAFATYTATPLFIGGLAALYPHMWLGMVVGTAAICYTVYLLYVGLPTFMSIDPDEGFLFSSSVLAVGLVVLVAIMAFTVIVWGLGVGPIYTS; the protein is encoded by the coding sequence ATGATCCATCACGTCGTGGGGCTTTTTACCCATCCCGACCAGGAATGGCGGGAAATTCGTGGCGATAAAGAAGAAAGCATCAGCCACATGTACCTCACCCATACCCTCGTTCTCGCGGCGATTCCCGCCGTTTCTGCGTTTATCGGCACCACCCAGGTTGGCTGGGTCATCGGCAACCGTGCCCCGGTCATGCTCACCCAGGAGAGCGCGTTGTGGATGACCCTGATGTCTTACGCGGCGATGCTCGGCGGCGTGGCGGTGATGGGCGCGTTCATTCACTGGATGGCCCGCACCTATGACGCCAACCCCAGCATGGCGCGCTGCGTGGCGTTTGCCACCTACACGGCGACACCGCTGTTCATCGGCGGCTTGGCGGCGCTCTATCCGCACATGTGGCTGGGCATGGTCGTAGGCACGGCGGCGATTTGCTACACGGTGTATCTGCTGTACGTTGGGTTGCCGACGTTCATGAGTATCGACCCGGATGAAGGCTTTCTGTTTTCCAGCTCGGTACTGGCCGTGGGTCTGGTGGTGCTGGTGGCGATCATGGCCTTTACCGTGATCGTCTGGGGCCTGGGCGTTGGGCCTATCTACACCAGTTAA
- a CDS encoding SprT family zinc-dependent metalloprotease — protein MPEQLNTRVEDCFLQAESFFKRSFKRPKVSLKLRGQKAGVAHLHENLLRFNPQLYRENSQHFLKQTVAHEVAHLIAHQLFGERIQPHGEEWQLIMRGVYELPPDRCHTYEVKRRQVTRYIYRCPCADSDFPFSPQRHGLVGQGRRYLCRRCRQTLVFTGETRVE, from the coding sequence ATGCCCGAGCAACTCAATACCCGCGTCGAAGATTGTTTCCTGCAAGCCGAATCCTTTTTCAAACGAAGCTTCAAACGCCCCAAGGTCAGCCTCAAGCTGCGGGGCCAGAAAGCCGGTGTCGCGCATTTGCACGAAAACCTGCTGCGTTTCAACCCACAGCTCTACCGCGAAAACAGCCAGCACTTCCTGAAACAGACCGTGGCCCACGAAGTGGCGCACCTGATTGCCCACCAGCTTTTTGGCGAGCGCATCCAGCCCCATGGCGAGGAATGGCAGCTGATCATGCGCGGGGTTTACGAACTGCCGCCGGATCGTTGCCACACCTATGAGGTCAAGCGTCGTCAGGTGACACGTTACATCTACCGCTGCCCGTGTGCCGACAGCGACTTTCCGTTTTCACCGCAGCGCCATGGGCTGGTGGGCCAGGGGCGGCGGTATTTGTGCCGGCGGTGTCGGCAGACTCTGGTGTTCACTGGGGAGACTCGGGTGGAGTGA
- a CDS encoding CaiB/BaiF CoA-transferase family protein: MTGPLASLKVLDFSTLLPGPFASLMLADMGAEVLRIESPTRTDLLRVLPPHDHGTSASHAYLNRNKRSLALDLKQAEALQIVLELVKGTDILIEQFRPGVMERLGLGYTALKAINPRLIYVSITGYGQTGPYRDRAGHDINYLAVAGVASHTGRRDSGPLPLGVQLADVAGGSLHAVVGLLAAVVARQHSGVGQYLDVSMTDCSFSLNAMAGAGYLACGVEPERENHFLNGGSFYDYYRTRDGRWMSVGSLEPAFMQQLCETLGRPELAAHSVKPEQQPALKRALQVEFEKRSLDELCTMFAEVDACVEPVLSLSEALEHPQLKARALVSQVLRGDGSTQAQMACPLKFSEGLPAPRHIGAAVGAHSDEVLAELGFSAQRIADLRQAKVIG, encoded by the coding sequence ATGACAGGTCCCTTGGCGTCCCTCAAAGTGCTGGATTTTTCTACCCTGTTGCCCGGCCCGTTCGCCTCGCTGATGCTGGCGGACATGGGCGCCGAGGTGCTGCGCATCGAATCACCGACGCGCACCGACCTGCTGCGCGTGCTGCCGCCCCACGATCACGGCACGTCGGCAAGCCATGCCTACCTCAATCGCAACAAGCGCAGCCTGGCGCTTGATCTCAAGCAGGCCGAGGCGCTGCAGATCGTGCTTGAGCTGGTCAAGGGCACCGATATCCTCATCGAACAATTCCGCCCCGGCGTGATGGAGCGTCTGGGCCTGGGCTACACGGCATTGAAAGCGATCAACCCCAGGCTGATCTACGTGTCGATCACCGGTTACGGCCAAACCGGCCCTTACCGGGATCGCGCCGGCCACGATATCAACTACCTGGCCGTGGCCGGCGTGGCCAGTCACACCGGGCGGCGCGACAGTGGGCCGTTGCCGCTGGGCGTGCAACTGGCGGATGTCGCGGGTGGGTCATTGCATGCCGTGGTGGGCCTGCTCGCGGCGGTCGTTGCGCGGCAGCACAGCGGCGTCGGCCAGTACCTGGACGTAAGCATGACCGACTGCTCGTTCAGCCTGAACGCCATGGCCGGCGCCGGTTACCTGGCCTGCGGGGTGGAGCCGGAGCGGGAAAACCATTTTCTCAATGGCGGCAGTTTCTATGACTATTACCGCACGCGGGACGGGCGCTGGATGTCGGTGGGTAGCCTGGAGCCGGCATTCATGCAGCAGTTGTGCGAAACCCTGGGGCGCCCGGAGCTGGCGGCGCACAGCGTGAAGCCTGAGCAGCAGCCGGCGCTCAAGCGGGCGCTGCAGGTGGAATTCGAAAAGCGCAGCTTGGATGAACTGTGCACCATGTTCGCTGAGGTGGATGCGTGCGTGGAACCGGTGTTGAGCCTGAGTGAAGCCCTGGAGCATCCGCAGTTGAAGGCGCGGGCGCTGGTCAGCCAAGTGCTGAGGGGCGATGGCTCGACCCAGGCGCAGATGGCCTGCCCGCTGAAGTTCTCCGAGGGGTTGCCGGCACCACGGCATATTGGCGCGGCGGTAGGGGCGCACAGTGATGAGGTGCTGGCGGAGTTGGGGTTCAGTGCTCAGCGGATTGCGGATTTGCGCCAGGCCAAGGTTATTGGATGA
- the tusD gene encoding sulfurtransferase complex subunit TusD: protein MKFAIAVFSAAHAPSSRRALLFAQAALAGGHEIVRLFFYQDGVYSASNNIVAPQDEQDIARQWREFVSAHQLDGVVCIAAALRRGVLNAEEAARYQRSAVNLDAPWALSGLGQLHDAIQDADRLICFGGS, encoded by the coding sequence ATGAAGTTCGCGATTGCAGTGTTTAGCGCCGCCCACGCGCCCTCCTCGCGCCGCGCCCTGTTGTTCGCCCAGGCGGCTTTGGCCGGCGGGCATGAGATTGTGCGGCTGTTTTTTTATCAGGATGGCGTATACAGCGCATCCAATAACATCGTCGCGCCCCAGGATGAGCAAGACATCGCCCGCCAATGGCGCGAGTTTGTCAGCGCCCACCAGCTCGACGGCGTGGTGTGCATCGCCGCGGCCTTGCGCCGTGGGGTGCTCAACGCCGAGGAAGCCGCGCGCTATCAACGCAGCGCGGTGAATCTGGATGCGCCCTGGGCGCTGTCGGGCCTGGGGCAATTGCATGATGCCATCCAGGACGCCGACCGCCTGATCTGTTTTGGAGGCTCGTGA
- the tusC gene encoding sulfurtransferase complex subunit TusC, producing the protein MAKSLLVISRQAPWSGPSAREALDIVLAGGAFDLPIGLLFLDDGVFQLAAQQDAKAVQQKDLSANLQALGLFGIDDVFACRHSLAERGLASPASAQALDSADICKLIDRYDQVMTL; encoded by the coding sequence ATGGCCAAATCATTGTTGGTGATCAGCCGCCAGGCGCCGTGGTCCGGGCCAAGTGCACGGGAAGCGCTGGACATCGTGCTGGCCGGGGGCGCGTTCGACTTGCCGATCGGCCTGCTGTTTCTCGATGACGGCGTGTTCCAACTGGCGGCGCAGCAGGACGCCAAGGCCGTGCAGCAAAAGGATTTGAGCGCCAATCTGCAAGCCCTGGGCCTGTTCGGCATTGATGACGTGTTCGCCTGCCGCCACAGCCTGGCCGAGCGCGGGCTAGCTTCGCCGGCAAGCGCCCAGGCGCTGGACAGCGCAGATATCTGCAAACTGATTGATCGTTACGACCAGGTGATGACCCTCTGA
- the tusB gene encoding sulfurtransferase complex subunit TusB yields the protein MATLHVVSHSPFTDSRLDSCLRVCGSADAILLCGDGAYGLHNPVLPTKGIKVFVLAEDLQARNLPLPDWADSVDYPGFVQLSIDYDKVNSWL from the coding sequence ATGGCGACCTTACATGTAGTCTCCCACTCTCCGTTTACCGATAGCCGCCTGGACAGCTGCCTGCGTGTCTGTGGCAGCGCGGACGCCATCCTGCTGTGCGGCGATGGCGCCTACGGCCTGCACAACCCGGTCCTGCCCACCAAGGGCATAAAAGTGTTCGTCCTGGCTGAAGACCTGCAGGCGCGCAACTTGCCTCTGCCGGACTGGGCCGACAGCGTGGATTATCCGGGTTTCGTGCAGCTGTCCATCGACTACGACAAGGTCAACAGCTGGCTATGA
- a CDS encoding TusE/DsrC/DsvC family sulfur relay protein, with protein MNTLTVGTRTLELDKDGYLVDLNAWSAEVATALAAAESLELTPDHWEILALLRGFYAEYQLSPATRPLIKYTALKLGAQKGNSLHLNKLFNGTPAKLAAKLAGLPRPTNCL; from the coding sequence ATGAACACCCTGACCGTCGGCACGCGTACCCTGGAACTGGACAAGGACGGCTACCTCGTCGACCTCAACGCATGGTCCGCCGAAGTGGCCACTGCCCTGGCGGCCGCCGAATCCCTGGAGTTGACCCCGGACCACTGGGAAATCCTCGCACTGCTGCGCGGCTTTTACGCCGAGTACCAGCTGTCCCCCGCCACGCGCCCGCTGATCAAGTACACCGCCTTGAAGCTCGGCGCGCAAAAGGGCAACAGCCTGCACCTCAACAAACTGTTCAACGGCACTCCCGCCAAACTCGCCGCCAAGCTGGCGGGCCTGCCCAGGCCGACGAATTGCTTATGA
- a CDS encoding glycosyl transferase family protein — MTDFAPLTLSTPEEHPFAPFVRILGKGKRGARNLTREEAREAMGMLLDEKVEDTQLGAFLMLLRHKEESPEELAGFTEAVRERLHAPALNVDIDWPTYAGKKRHLPWFLLAAKCLAHNGVRILMHGGGAHTAGRLYTEQLLEQLQIPLCRNWQQVEAAYEHGNLAFIPLGDWAPQLQRMIDLRNTLGLRSPIHSLARLLNPLKARCGLQSIFHPGYQGVHRDASGLLGDNVIVVKGDGGEIEINPDTLSHLYGTSGGQSWDEEWPALSAQRHVKPASLEPEHLKAVWRGDVEDSYPQLALIATMALALRGLGRSREQAFELAQQYWDARDRSI, encoded by the coding sequence ATGACCGACTTTGCCCCCCTGACCCTCTCCACCCCTGAAGAACATCCGTTTGCGCCCTTCGTGCGCATCCTCGGCAAAGGCAAGCGCGGCGCACGCAACCTCACCCGTGAGGAAGCGCGCGAAGCCATGGGCATGCTGCTCGACGAAAAAGTCGAAGACACCCAACTGGGCGCCTTCCTCATGCTGCTGCGCCACAAGGAAGAAAGCCCGGAGGAGCTTGCCGGCTTCACCGAAGCGGTACGCGAGCGCTTGCATGCGCCGGCCCTGAATGTGGATATCGACTGGCCGACCTACGCCGGCAAAAAGCGCCACTTGCCGTGGTTCCTGCTGGCGGCCAAATGCCTGGCGCACAATGGCGTGCGCATCCTCATGCACGGCGGCGGCGCGCATACGGCGGGGCGCTTGTACACCGAGCAGTTGCTGGAGCAGTTGCAGATACCGCTGTGCCGCAATTGGCAGCAGGTCGAAGCGGCGTATGAACACGGCAACTTGGCGTTTATCCCGTTGGGTGACTGGGCGCCGCAGTTGCAGCGCATGATCGACCTGCGCAATACCTTGGGCCTGCGCTCGCCGATCCATTCCCTGGCACGTCTGCTCAACCCGCTGAAGGCCCGTTGCGGCTTGCAAAGCATTTTCCACCCCGGCTACCAGGGCGTACACCGCGACGCCAGCGGCCTGCTGGGCGACAACGTGATTGTGGTCAAGGGCGATGGCGGCGAGATCGAAATCAACCCCGACACCCTCAGCCACCTGTACGGCACCAGCGGTGGCCAGAGCTGGGACGAAGAATGGCCCGCCCTCTCCGCTCAGCGCCACGTCAAACCCGCGAGCCTGGAGCCTGAGCATCTCAAGGCCGTATGGCGTGGCGATGTCGAGGACAGCTACCCGCAACTGGCACTGATCGCGACCATGGCCCTGGCCTTGCGCGGCCTCGGACGCAGCCGCGAGCAGGCGTTCGAACTGGCCCAACAATATTGGGATGCACGGGACAGATCGATTTAA
- a CDS encoding glutathione S-transferase family protein, giving the protein MGLLIEGHWKDQWYESSADGAFQREQAQRRHWVTADGQPGPSGEGGFKAEAGRYHLYVSLACPWAHRTLILRKLKGLEDLIDVSVVSWLMLENGWTFDKAHGSSGDALDGFDFMHQRYTADTADYTGRVTVPVLWDKQLKRIVSNESAEIIRMFNSAFNGLTGNTLDFYPQALRPSIDALNERIYPAVNNGVYRAGFATSQQAYEAAFDDVFAELDHLERHLGEHRYLAGEYLTEADVRLFTTLIRFDAVYYSHFKCNLRRIADYANLSNWLREMYQWPGVAETVDFEHIKGHYYASHRTINPTGIVPRGPLQRFDTAHDRQRLSGKGVWS; this is encoded by the coding sequence ATGGGTTTGCTGATCGAAGGACACTGGAAAGACCAGTGGTACGAAAGTAGCGCGGACGGCGCTTTCCAGCGTGAACAGGCGCAACGCCGCCACTGGGTGACCGCCGATGGCCAACCCGGCCCAAGTGGCGAAGGCGGCTTCAAGGCCGAGGCTGGCCGTTATCACCTCTACGTGTCCCTCGCCTGCCCATGGGCCCACCGCACCTTGATCCTGCGCAAGCTCAAGGGCCTGGAAGACTTGATCGACGTCTCGGTGGTCAGTTGGCTGATGCTGGAAAACGGCTGGACCTTCGACAAGGCCCACGGCTCCAGCGGCGACGCGCTGGACGGTTTCGACTTCATGCACCAGCGCTATACGGCCGACACCGCTGACTACACCGGTCGCGTCACGGTACCGGTGCTATGGGACAAACAGCTCAAACGCATCGTCAGCAATGAATCGGCGGAGATCATCCGCATGTTCAACAGCGCGTTCAACGGGTTGACCGGCAACACCCTGGACTTCTACCCGCAAGCCCTGCGCCCGAGCATCGACGCGCTGAACGAACGCATCTACCCGGCCGTGAACAATGGCGTGTACCGCGCAGGCTTCGCCACCTCGCAGCAGGCGTATGAAGCTGCATTCGATGACGTGTTTGCGGAGTTGGACCACCTGGAGCGCCACCTGGGCGAGCATCGCTACCTGGCGGGCGAGTACCTGACCGAGGCGGATGTGCGGCTGTTCACCACGTTGATTCGTTTTGATGCGGTGTATTACAGCCACTTCAAATGCAACCTGCGACGGATTGCCGATTATGCGAATTTGTCGAATTGGCTGCGGGAAATGTATCAGTGGCCAGGGGTGGCCGAGACGGTGGATTTTGAGCACATCAAGGGGCATTACTATGCCAGCCATCGCACCATCAATCCGACGGGGATTGTGCCGAGGGGGCCGTTGCAGAGGTTTGATACCGCGCATGATCGTCAGCGTTTGAGTGGCAAGGGCGTCTGGAGCTGA
- the cysG gene encoding siroheme synthase CysG: protein MEFLPLFHNLRGSRVLVVGGGEIALRKSRLLADAGALLRVVAPQIEDQLRELVLGSGGELTLRGYQEADLDGCVLIIAATDDEPLNAQVSSDAKRRCVPVNVVDAPALCSVIFPAIVDRSPLVIAVSSGGDAPVLARLIRAKLETWIPSTYGQLAGLAARFRAQVKGLYPDVQQRRAFWEEVFQGPIADRQLAGQGDEAERLLIEKVNGAPPYAPGEVYLVGAGPGDPDLLTFRALRLMQQADVVLYDRLVAPAILDLCRRDAERVYVGKRRADHAVPQDQINQQLVDLAKQGKRVLRLKGGDPFIFGRGGEEIEELAAHGIPFQVVPGITAASGCAAYAGIPLTHRDYAQSVRFITGHLKNGTSDLPWQDLVGPSQTLVFYMGLIGLPIICEQLIKHGRAADTPAALIQQGTTSNQRVFTGTLADLPRMVAEHEVHAPTLVIVGEVVVLREKLKWFEGAQSQV from the coding sequence ATGGAATTTCTGCCGCTGTTTCATAACCTGCGCGGCAGTCGTGTGTTGGTCGTCGGCGGCGGGGAGATTGCCTTGCGCAAATCCCGGCTGCTGGCCGATGCCGGTGCGTTGCTGCGGGTGGTTGCTCCCCAGATCGAAGACCAGTTGCGTGAACTGGTGCTGGGCAGTGGCGGGGAACTGACATTGCGCGGTTATCAGGAGGCGGACCTCGACGGTTGCGTGCTGATCATCGCGGCAACCGACGATGAGCCACTGAACGCGCAAGTGTCCAGTGATGCCAAGCGTCGCTGTGTGCCGGTCAATGTGGTGGATGCGCCGGCCTTGTGCAGCGTGATCTTCCCGGCGATCGTCGACCGTTCGCCGCTGGTGATCGCGGTGTCCAGTGGCGGCGATGCGCCGGTGCTGGCGCGCTTGATCCGGGCCAAGCTGGAAACCTGGATCCCGTCCACCTATGGCCAGTTGGCCGGGTTGGCGGCACGTTTTCGTGCCCAGGTCAAAGGCTTGTACCCGGACGTCCAGCAGCGTCGGGCATTCTGGGAAGAAGTTTTCCAGGGCCCGATTGCCGACCGCCAACTGGCCGGGCAGGGCGATGAGGCAGAGCGCCTGTTGATCGAAAAGGTCAATGGCGCTCCGCCTTACGCACCGGGTGAGGTGTACCTGGTGGGCGCAGGCCCGGGCGATCCGGACCTGCTGACTTTCCGCGCCTTGCGCCTGATGCAGCAAGCCGACGTGGTGCTGTATGACCGTCTGGTTGCCCCGGCGATTCTGGACCTGTGCCGTCGCGACGCCGAGCGCGTATATGTCGGCAAGCGTCGCGCCGACCACGCCGTGCCGCAAGACCAGATCAACCAGCAACTGGTGGACCTGGCCAAGCAAGGCAAGCGCGTGCTGCGACTCAAGGGTGGCGACCCGTTCATTTTCGGGCGGGGCGGCGAAGAAATCGAAGAGTTGGCGGCCCACGGCATTCCGTTCCAGGTGGTACCGGGCATTACGGCGGCCAGTGGTTGTGCGGCGTATGCGGGCATTCCGCTGACGCACCGTGACTATGCGCAGTCGGTGCGCTTCATCACCGGGCACCTCAAGAACGGCACCTCGGACTTGCCCTGGCAGGACCTGGTGGGCCCGTCGCAGACCCTGGTGTTCTACATGGGTTTGATTGGCTTGCCGATCATCTGCGAACAGTTGATCAAACACGGGCGCGCGGCGGACACGCCGGCGGCGTTGATTCAGCAGGGCACCACCTCCAACCAGCGCGTGTTCACCGGCACCCTGGCGGACCTGCCGCGCATGGTGGCGGAGCATGAAGTGCATGCGCCGACGCTGGTGATCGTGGGTGAGGTGGTGGTGTTGCGCGAAAAGCTCAAGTGGTTCGAAGGGGCTCAGTCCCAGGTCTGA
- the serS gene encoding serine--tRNA ligase — MLDSKLLRSNLQDVADRLASRGFALDVARIEALEEQRKTVQTRTEALQAERNARSKSIGQAKQRGEDIAPLMADVERMGSELSDGKVELDKIQSELDSILLGIPNLPHESVPVGEDEDGNVEVRRWGTPKAFDFEIKDHVALGELTGGLDFETAAKMSGARFALLRGPIARMHRALAQFMINLHTAEHGYEEAYTPYLVQAPALMGTSQLPKFEEDLFKISRDGEADLYLIPTAEVSLTNIVAGEILDAKQLPLKFVAHSPCFRSEAGASGRDTRGMIRQHQFDKVEMVQVVEPSQSMQALEGLTANAERVLQLLELPYRVLALCTGDMGFSAVKTYDLEVWVPSQDKYREISSCSNCGDFQARRMQARFRNPETGKPELVHTLNGSGLAVGRTLVAVLENYQQADGSIRVPEVLKPYMAGVEVIR, encoded by the coding sequence ATGCTCGATTCCAAACTGTTACGTAGCAACCTTCAGGACGTAGCGGACCGCCTGGCATCCCGTGGCTTTGCCTTGGATGTTGCGCGCATCGAAGCGCTGGAAGAACAGCGCAAGACCGTCCAGACCCGCACCGAAGCACTGCAGGCTGAGCGTAATGCGCGTTCCAAGTCCATCGGTCAGGCCAAGCAGCGCGGCGAAGACATCGCGCCGTTGATGGCGGACGTCGAGCGCATGGGCAGCGAGCTGTCCGACGGTAAAGTCGAGCTGGACAAGATCCAGTCCGAGCTGGACTCGATCCTGCTGGGCATCCCTAACCTGCCACACGAGTCCGTGCCGGTGGGCGAGGACGAAGACGGCAACGTTGAAGTGCGCCGCTGGGGCACGCCAAAAGCCTTCGATTTCGAGATCAAGGACCACGTCGCCCTCGGCGAATTGACCGGCGGCCTGGATTTCGAAACCGCCGCGAAAATGTCCGGCGCGCGTTTTGCCTTGCTGCGTGGCCCGATCGCCCGCATGCATCGCGCCCTGGCGCAGTTCATGATCAACCTGCACACCGCCGAGCATGGTTACGAAGAGGCTTACACCCCGTACCTGGTGCAAGCGCCGGCGCTGATGGGCACCAGCCAGTTGCCCAAATTCGAGGAAGATCTGTTCAAGATCAGCCGCGACGGCGAAGCCGACCTGTACCTGATCCCGACCGCCGAAGTGTCGCTGACCAACATCGTCGCCGGCGAAATCCTCGACGCCAAGCAACTGCCGCTGAAGTTCGTCGCACACAGCCCGTGCTTTCGCAGTGAAGCCGGCGCATCGGGCCGCGACACCCGCGGCATGATCCGCCAGCACCAGTTCGACAAGGTGGAGATGGTCCAGGTGGTCGAGCCGTCCCAGTCGATGCAAGCGCTGGAAGGCCTGACCGCCAACGCCGAGCGCGTCCTGCAACTGTTGGAGCTGCCGTATCGCGTATTGGCGCTGTGCACCGGCGACATGGGTTTCAGCGCCGTAAAAACCTACGACCTTGAAGTGTGGGTGCCGAGCCAGGACAAGTACCGCGAGATTTCGTCGTGCTCCAACTGCGGCGATTTCCAGGCCCGCCGCATGCAGGCGCGTTTCCGTAACCCGGAAACCGGCAAGCCGGAACTGGTGCACACCCTCAACGGTTCGGGCCTGGCGGTAGGCCGTACGCTGGTGGCGGTACTGGAAAACTACCAGCAGGCGGACGGTTCGATCCGTGTACCTGAAGTGCTCAAGCCGTACATGGCGGGCGTTGAGGTCATTCGCTAA